In Raphanus sativus cultivar WK10039 chromosome 5, ASM80110v3, whole genome shotgun sequence, the following proteins share a genomic window:
- the LOC108858116 gene encoding uncharacterized protein LOC108858116, protein MANNAAFGQYLRVMKRKVNRLSDELGAQSAFVCYRKDGSSVTFGSSSFDQIVARFLNVQHGSNVTFGSSSFDQIVARFLNVQQEAPIVALHKAVSLVQIEQLNQVEITALINRLGQIIDNILARIDP, encoded by the coding sequence ATGGCCAACAACGCCGCATTCGGTCAATACCTTCGTGTTATGAAGCGTAAAGTAAACCGCTTATCAGATGAGCTCGGTGCACAATCTGCTTTCGTCTGTTACAGAAAGGATGGTTCCAGTGTCACTTTTGGTAGCTCAAGTTTCGATCAAATAGTTGCCAGATTTCTTAACGTTCAACATGGTTCCAATGTCACTTTTGGTAGCTCAAGTTTCGATCAAATAGTTGCCAGATTTCTTAACGTTCAACAGGAAGCTCCCATCGTTGCTCTCCACAAAGCGGTGTCTCTGGTCCAGATTGAGCAACTGAACCAAGTGGAGATTACCGCTCTAATCAACCGCCTGGGTCAAATCATCGATAACATCCTTGCAAGGATTGATCCTTAG